One Skermanella sp. TT6 genomic window, CGCGGCCAGATCCGGCGCCTCGGCCAGCAGGGGCACCGCCTGGGGCGAGGGCACGGCGACCGCCACCCGGCCGTAGCTTCCCAGGTCCCGTCCCGCCTCGTCCCGCAGCCGCCATCCGTCGTCTCCCGGAATTACCTCCGCTACCCGCACGCCGCTGCGGGGAGCGACCGATCGCGCCAGCAGGCGGGCGGGAGCGGTCATGCCCGGCGTGCCGACGAAGCGCTCGCCCGGCGATTCCTCGACATTGCCGTCCTTTCCGATCCGGACGATCCGCCCGGTCCAGGGCGCGGCGACGCCTTGGGCGACCCAGCCGTCCACCCGGCCGCGGAAGCGGGGGTCCCGGGCGGTGAAGTACTGGGCGCCGTGGTCGAACCGCGGGCCGGCGTCTTCCGCACCGCCGCCGGCGTCCGCCCGGCGAGTCGCCATCCGGCCCCCCGGCGCGCGCCCCTTGTCGAAGACGGTCACCGGCCAGCCCCGGCCGATCAGCCGCTCCGCGCAGGCCAGGCCGGAAAGCCCGGCTCCGATCACGGCGACCCGGGGAATTCCACCCCGGGCGGATCCCCCCGGAAACCCGATCACCGTCCCGTCGCCCATGGATGCCTCCTCGACGCTCCTTGCCATCGGGGATGAGAAGTAGCCCGGTGCGGCTATTCATCCAGGCTTACGGATGGCACATGCCGGATGGGCCATTGTCAGTTAGGCTGATTCGGAGATAATACCGCTAAAATGCATCTGTAACTATTTGCTGGCAGGTCGGTGTTGGGACGTGTGGGCGCGGAAACAGCGGGAGGACCCAGGGTCCGGGACCGGGCTCCGGATCTGGCTCCGGAACGCCGCAGGCACGACCGCCGGATGACGCTGGCCTGCGTCGTCCTGTGCGGGCTGCTGCTGTCGGTCTCCATGTTCCAGGTGGTGCGCCAGCAGACCGCCGCCCAGATCGCCGAGATCCTGGACGTGCAGGCGGTCCACATGTCCGAGACGATCCAGCGCCGCGTCCGCGTGCTGGAGGATACCGTCAGGGCGACCAGTGCCCTGTTCAGCGCGTCGGGCATGGTGACGTCCGGGGAGTTCGCCGGCTTCATCGACCATATCCTGCCCGAACGCGACGGCGTCGACCTGCTGTTCTGGACGCCGCCGGCCGGTGACCGCATCGTCGCCCGCTACGCCATCGCGACCCCGGGGAGCCGGGCGGAGGAACTCGCGGTGGAGGCCAGCTCGGACCTGCGCGGCCTCGCCTCGGCTGCCCTGGCCGGGCTGCCCATGGCGACCGGCGTGGTCCGCGACCTGGAAGGCACGGACGGGACCGGCTACCGGCTGGCCGTCGCGGTGCCGACGCGGCGGCGGGAGGACGGGGCGGTGAACGGAGCCGCCGTGGCCCTGGCCACCCTCAGTGGGCTCTTCCGCGAGGTCCAGGGCGAGCAGGGCAACGGATCGATGCCGCTCTCGCTGCGGGTGTTCGACCCGGAGCATCCGGAAGAGCCGCTCTACAGCCGTGACTACGCGCCCAGCCTAGGCCTGCTGACCCTCGTCGGCCCGGTGGTCCGAAGCACCCGCATCGTGGTCGCCGACCGTATCTGGATCGCGGAATTCCGGGCCGTCATGCTCGGCCTGCCGCCGGCGCTGGCCCTGGCCCCGGCCGGAGCGCTGCTGGGCGGGCTCGTGCTGACCGCGATGCTGGCGGCCTATCTGACGGCGTCGCAGCGCCGGGCCGCCGATGTCGGCGCCCTGGCCGGGCGCCTGGAGCGGATCAACCGCGAACTCGAGCACCGCATCCGGGAGAACGAGCGGACTGCCGCGGCGCTGGGCGAGAGCGAGCGCAAGTACCGGGAGATCTACGAGAACGCCGCCGAGGGCATCTTCCAGACCTCGCCCGAGGGGCGGATGCTGAGCGCCAATCCTACCCTGGCGCGGATCTACGGCTATGGGACGCCCGGCGAGGTGCTGGAAGCCCTGCAGGACATCCGTCACCAGCTCTACGTCGATCCGAGGCGCCGGGACCAGTTCGCCCGCCTGCTGGACCGGTACGACACGATCCACGGCTTCGAGTCGGAGATCCGCCGCAAGGACGGCAGCGTCATCTGGATCTCGGAAACCGCCCGCGCCGTGCGCGACGCCGCCGGCCGGCTGCTCTACTACGAGGGCAAGGTCGAGGACGTCACCGACCGCCGTGCCGCCGAGGAGCTTCAGCGGCTCGCCCGCGAGGAGGCGGAGCTCGCCGGCCGCGCCAAGTCCGAGTTCCTGGCCAACATGAGCCACGAGCTGCGCACCCCGCTGAACGCCGTGATCGGCTTCTCCGAGATCATCAAGAACGAGATGTTCGGTCCGGCGGGCCGCCCCGAATATGTCGAGTATGCCCGCGACATCCATGAGAGCGGCACGCAGCTGCTGGCATTGATCAACGACATCCTGGACATGTCGAAGATCGAGGCCGGCAAGAAGGAGCTTCAGGACGCGGTGGTCGATATCGGCCGGGTCGCCCGGAACTGCGTCCGGCTGGTCGAGGCGCGCGCCCAGTTCGGCGGCGTCGCGGTCGCGGTCGACCTGCCGCCGGACCTGCCGCCCGTCCGGGCGGAGGAGTTGGCGCTGAAGCAGATCATCGCCAACCTGCTGACCAACGCGGTCAAGTTCACGCCCAAGGGCGGCAGGGTGCGTGTTTCGGCCGACATCGAGCCGGACGGCGGCCTTGCCGTCGCCGTGGCCGACACGGGCATCGGCATCGCGCCGGAAGACATGGAGAAGGCCCTGGCGCCCTTCGGCCAGATCGACAGCTCCCTCAGCAACAAGACGCAGGGAACCGGCCTCGGCCTGCCGCTGGCCCGGTCGCTCGCGGCGCTGCACGGCGGGACCCTGTCGATCGAGAGCGAACCGGGGCGGGGCACCACGGTGACCGTCCGCCTGCCGTCCGAGCGGGTGATCCGCAAGGTCGCCTGACGTCGGTGACGATGAAGTCGCCCGGCCGGTCGGACAGCCGTTGCCGAGCGGGGGGCTGGTCCGGAGCGCCGTCGCAAAGGCAACATGAGCATGCGCATTGATTCCGGCGTGCCTTCGTGGTGAAAGTCGCCGCCGTTGATGAAGGGATAAATGGGCAAGGCAACGCGCTATCTCGCCGAAACGCCGAAGTGGGCGACCAACGTTTCGATCGACGAAATGC contains:
- a CDS encoding NAD(P)/FAD-dependent oxidoreductase — protein: MGDGTVIGFPGGSARGGIPRVAVIGAGLSGLACAERLIGRGWPVTVFDKGRAPGGRMATRRADAGGGAEDAGPRFDHGAQYFTARDPRFRGRVDGWVAQGVAAPWTGRIVRIGKDGNVEESPGERFVGTPGMTAPARLLARSVAPRSGVRVAEVIPGDDGWRLRDEAGRDLGSYGRVAVAVPSPQAVPLLAEAPDLAAAAADAVMAGCWSVMARFPQPLGPDYDGAFVTDSPLSWIARDSSKPGRDAGGGETWVLHGSPEWSQRHIEDDPAEVIARLTAAFRELAGIGPAEADHLAAHRWRFSIPVRGLDRECLYDPERGLGACGDWCLGGRVEGAFLSGLALADRILADAGPV
- a CDS encoding PAS domain-containing sensor histidine kinase, whose product is MTLACVVLCGLLLSVSMFQVVRQQTAAQIAEILDVQAVHMSETIQRRVRVLEDTVRATSALFSASGMVTSGEFAGFIDHILPERDGVDLLFWTPPAGDRIVARYAIATPGSRAEELAVEASSDLRGLASAALAGLPMATGVVRDLEGTDGTGYRLAVAVPTRRREDGAVNGAAVALATLSGLFREVQGEQGNGSMPLSLRVFDPEHPEEPLYSRDYAPSLGLLTLVGPVVRSTRIVVADRIWIAEFRAVMLGLPPALALAPAGALLGGLVLTAMLAAYLTASQRRAADVGALAGRLERINRELEHRIRENERTAAALGESERKYREIYENAAEGIFQTSPEGRMLSANPTLARIYGYGTPGEVLEALQDIRHQLYVDPRRRDQFARLLDRYDTIHGFESEIRRKDGSVIWISETARAVRDAAGRLLYYEGKVEDVTDRRAAEELQRLAREEAELAGRAKSEFLANMSHELRTPLNAVIGFSEIIKNEMFGPAGRPEYVEYARDIHESGTQLLALINDILDMSKIEAGKKELQDAVVDIGRVARNCVRLVEARAQFGGVAVAVDLPPDLPPVRAEELALKQIIANLLTNAVKFTPKGGRVRVSADIEPDGGLAVAVADTGIGIAPEDMEKALAPFGQIDSSLSNKTQGTGLGLPLARSLAALHGGTLSIESEPGRGTTVTVRLPSERVIRKVA